A window of Thalassophryne amazonica chromosome 21, fThaAma1.1, whole genome shotgun sequence contains these coding sequences:
- the LOC117503294 gene encoding protein FAM177A1-like, with the protein MSSVSPCLTHVNAATVCHMDGQQISNPNQIKDFESVELGDVDNQEEQPQKEKVPRRIIHFSSGETMEEYSTDEEDEEDKDKQRKDLLAFPADAMSWGPYFWFHMWRAATSTISACDYLGEKMASLFGITSAKYQYAIDEYYRMKKEKEEEEENRLSEAEQSSQHLQTQKSEHEPTDSQTDMTNQIENENKACSSTIRVPALVTVT; encoded by the exons ATGTCCAGTGTGTCTCCGTGTCTCACTCACGTTAATGCGgccacagtctgtcacatggacgGACAGCAG ATTTCAAACCCAAACCAGATTAAGGATTTTGAGAGTGTGGAGCTGGGGGACGTGGACAATCAAGAGGAGCAGCCACAGAAGGAGAAGGTTCCTCGCCGAATCATCCACTTCTCCAGCGGGGAGACGATGGAGGAGTACAGCACTGACGAAGAAGACGAAGAGGACAAGGACAAACAGAGGAAGGACCTGCTGGCCTTCCCCGCTGATGCG ATGTCCTGGGGTCCATACTTTTGGTTCCACATGTGGAGAGCTGCCACGTCCACAATCTCAG CCTGTGACTACCTCGGGGAGAAGATGGCCTCTCTCTTTGGCATCACGTCAGCCAAGTATCAATACGCCATCGATGAATACTACAGGATGAAGAAGGAG aaggaggaagaggaggaaaaccGTTTGTCAGAGGCGGAACAATCCTCTCAACACCTACAGACGCAGAAAAGTGAGCACGAACCAACCGACAGTCAAACTGACATGACGAATCAGATTGAGAATGAAAACAAGGCGTGTTCGAGCACGATCAGAGTTCCTGCTTTGGTCACTGTGACTTAG